A genomic segment from Canis lupus baileyi chromosome 31, mCanLup2.hap1, whole genome shotgun sequence encodes:
- the ZDHHC11B gene encoding probable palmitoyltransferase ZDHHC11B isoform X4, which translates to MDLCSRSWRWVVPEAGGKQASPPHLSRVNGWSRPLHSFQVVAWATFLILAVANFGIFIPFLPHNWKYVAYGVTGGLFFLHFLVHLITVSIDPAEANVRLKNYSEPMPTFDQSKHTHVIQNQYCHLCELTLSEKAKHCSACNKCISGFDHHCKWLNNCVGSRNYWYFFCSVASALAGVVCLTAILLYIFIQFFINPAELRTHPYYKKISNKNTWLLFLPLFPVKTKIPVVLGIGVLVLLLDVISLLLLGHLLIFHLYLMAKKLSTFDYMTQRRHQKTPARALSEKKELSFPIGSPQKADDPSSSAHGEKHKEPQPPPKYPSLCSTTTMYSENSLLLKENLSSSAERVKPKELLLPDLHSRQACSTTTVSENSWLKEADGNPTVLVLGRPRQKVLLSLSGSTNLSSASSTSPENSLLPKVSKEE; encoded by the exons ATGGATTTGTGCAGCAGGAGCTGGAGATGGGTCGTCCCAGAAGCCGGGGGCAAGCAGGCCTCACCCCCCCACCTGTCCCGAGTGAATGGCTGGTCGAGGCCCCTGCACTCCTTCCAGGTGGTGGCCTGGGCCACATTCCTCATCTTGGCTGTTGCCAACTTTGGCATCTTCATTCCCTTCCTGCCACATAACTGGAAGTACGTTGCCTACGGT GTGACTGGTGGgctcttctttctccacttcCTGGTCCACTTGATTACAGTTTCCATCGACCCAGCTGAAGCTAACGTCCGTCTCAAGAACTACTCTGAGCCTATGCCAACCTTTGACCAGTCCAAACACACACATGTGATCCAGAACCAGTACTGCCACCTGTGTGAGCTCACCCT GAGCGAGAAAGCCAAACACTGTAGCGCCTGCAACAAGTGCATCTCTGGCTTTGACCACCACTGCAAATGGCTGAACAACTGTGTGGGCAGCAGGAATTACtg gTACTTCTTCTGCTCCGTGGCCTCCGCCTTGGCCGGTGTGGTCTGCCTGACAGCCATCCTGCTCTATATCTTCATCCAGTTCTTCATCAACCCAGCAGAGCTCCGCACGCACCCCTACTACAAAA AGATCTCCAACAAGAACACCTGGCTGCTGTTCCTCCCACTTTTCCCTGTAAAGACGAAGATCCCGGTGGTCCTCGGCATTGGGGTGCTAGTGCTGCTGTTAGATGTCATCAGCCTCCTACTGCTTGGGCACCTGCTTATCTTCCATCTCTACCTAA TGGCCAAGAAGTTGAGCACATTTGACTACATGACACAGCGCCGCCACCAAAAGACTCCAGCAAGAGCtttatcagaaaagaaagagctgTCCTTCCCAATAGGATCCCCACAG AAAGCAGACGATCCGAGTTCTTCTGCACATGG AGAGAAGCACAAGGAGCCGCAGCCACCGCCGAAGTATCCAAGTCTGTGCTCCACCACTACCATGTACTCAGAGAACTCCTTGCTGCTGAAG GAGAACCTGAGTTCATCCGCAGAGAG AGTGAAGCCTAAGGAGCTCCTGCTGCCAGACCTGCACTCACGTCAGGCCTGCTCCACCACCACAGTCTCAGAGAACTCGTGGCTAAAG GAAGCGGATGGTAACCCGACTGTGTTGGTACTCGG CAGACCTAGGCAGAAGGTGCTCCTGTCGCTGTCGGGGTCGACAAACCTGAGCTCTGCCTCCAGCACCAGCCCGGAGAACTCCTTGTTGCCCAAG GTTTCAAAGGAAGAATAA
- the ZDHHC11B gene encoding probable palmitoyltransferase ZDHHC11B isoform X1: protein MDLCSRSWRWVVPEAGGKQASPPHLSRVNGWSRPLHSFQVVAWATFLILAVANFGIFIPFLPHNWKYVAYGVTGGLFFLHFLVHLITVSIDPAEANVRLKNYSEPMPTFDQSKHTHVIQNQYCHLCELTLSEKAKHCSACNKCISGFDHHCKWLNNCVGSRNYWYFFCSVASALAGVVCLTAILLYIFIQFFINPAELRTHPYYKKISNKNTWLLFLPLFPVKTKIPVVLGIGVLVLLLDVISLLLLGHLLIFHLYLMAKKLSTFDYMTQRRHQKTPARALSEKKELSFPIGSPQKADDPSSSAHGEKHKEPQPPPKYPSLCSTTTMYSENSLLLKMRDMEENLSSSAERVKPKELLLPDLHSRQACSTTTVSENSWLKEADGNPTVLVLGRPRQKVLLSLSGSTNLSSASSTSPENSLLPKVSKEE, encoded by the exons ATGGATTTGTGCAGCAGGAGCTGGAGATGGGTCGTCCCAGAAGCCGGGGGCAAGCAGGCCTCACCCCCCCACCTGTCCCGAGTGAATGGCTGGTCGAGGCCCCTGCACTCCTTCCAGGTGGTGGCCTGGGCCACATTCCTCATCTTGGCTGTTGCCAACTTTGGCATCTTCATTCCCTTCCTGCCACATAACTGGAAGTACGTTGCCTACGGT GTGACTGGTGGgctcttctttctccacttcCTGGTCCACTTGATTACAGTTTCCATCGACCCAGCTGAAGCTAACGTCCGTCTCAAGAACTACTCTGAGCCTATGCCAACCTTTGACCAGTCCAAACACACACATGTGATCCAGAACCAGTACTGCCACCTGTGTGAGCTCACCCT GAGCGAGAAAGCCAAACACTGTAGCGCCTGCAACAAGTGCATCTCTGGCTTTGACCACCACTGCAAATGGCTGAACAACTGTGTGGGCAGCAGGAATTACtg gTACTTCTTCTGCTCCGTGGCCTCCGCCTTGGCCGGTGTGGTCTGCCTGACAGCCATCCTGCTCTATATCTTCATCCAGTTCTTCATCAACCCAGCAGAGCTCCGCACGCACCCCTACTACAAAA AGATCTCCAACAAGAACACCTGGCTGCTGTTCCTCCCACTTTTCCCTGTAAAGACGAAGATCCCGGTGGTCCTCGGCATTGGGGTGCTAGTGCTGCTGTTAGATGTCATCAGCCTCCTACTGCTTGGGCACCTGCTTATCTTCCATCTCTACCTAA TGGCCAAGAAGTTGAGCACATTTGACTACATGACACAGCGCCGCCACCAAAAGACTCCAGCAAGAGCtttatcagaaaagaaagagctgTCCTTCCCAATAGGATCCCCACAG AAAGCAGACGATCCGAGTTCTTCTGCACATGG AGAGAAGCACAAGGAGCCGCAGCCACCGCCGAAGTATCCAAGTCTGTGCTCCACCACTACCATGTACTCAGAGAACTCCTTGCTGCTGAA gatgCGGGACATGGAGGAGAACCTGAGTTCATCCGCAGAGAG AGTGAAGCCTAAGGAGCTCCTGCTGCCAGACCTGCACTCACGTCAGGCCTGCTCCACCACCACAGTCTCAGAGAACTCGTGGCTAAAG GAAGCGGATGGTAACCCGACTGTGTTGGTACTCGG CAGACCTAGGCAGAAGGTGCTCCTGTCGCTGTCGGGGTCGACAAACCTGAGCTCTGCCTCCAGCACCAGCCCGGAGAACTCCTTGTTGCCCAAG GTTTCAAAGGAAGAATAA
- the ZDHHC11B gene encoding probable palmitoyltransferase ZDHHC11B isoform X3 → MDLCSRSWRWVVPEAGGKQASPPHLSRVNGWSRPLHSFQVVAWATFLILAVANFGIFIPFLPHNWKYVAYGVTGGLFFLHFLVHLITVSIDPAEANVRLKNYSEPMPTFDQSKHTHVIQNQYCHLCELTLSEKAKHCSACNKCISGFDHHCKWLNNCVGSRNYWYFFCSVASALAGVVCLTAILLYIFIQFFINPAELRTHPYYKKISNKNTWLLFLPLFPVKTKIPVVLGIGVLVLLLDVISLLLLGHLLIFHLYLMAKKLSTFDYMTQRRHQKTPARALSEKKELSFPIGSPQKADDPSSSAHGEKHKEPQPPPKYPSLCSTTTMYSENSLLLKDMEENLSSSAERVKPKELLLPDLHSRQACSTTTVSENSWLKEADGNPTVLVLGRPRQKVLLSLSGSTNLSSASSTSPENSLLPKVSKEE, encoded by the exons ATGGATTTGTGCAGCAGGAGCTGGAGATGGGTCGTCCCAGAAGCCGGGGGCAAGCAGGCCTCACCCCCCCACCTGTCCCGAGTGAATGGCTGGTCGAGGCCCCTGCACTCCTTCCAGGTGGTGGCCTGGGCCACATTCCTCATCTTGGCTGTTGCCAACTTTGGCATCTTCATTCCCTTCCTGCCACATAACTGGAAGTACGTTGCCTACGGT GTGACTGGTGGgctcttctttctccacttcCTGGTCCACTTGATTACAGTTTCCATCGACCCAGCTGAAGCTAACGTCCGTCTCAAGAACTACTCTGAGCCTATGCCAACCTTTGACCAGTCCAAACACACACATGTGATCCAGAACCAGTACTGCCACCTGTGTGAGCTCACCCT GAGCGAGAAAGCCAAACACTGTAGCGCCTGCAACAAGTGCATCTCTGGCTTTGACCACCACTGCAAATGGCTGAACAACTGTGTGGGCAGCAGGAATTACtg gTACTTCTTCTGCTCCGTGGCCTCCGCCTTGGCCGGTGTGGTCTGCCTGACAGCCATCCTGCTCTATATCTTCATCCAGTTCTTCATCAACCCAGCAGAGCTCCGCACGCACCCCTACTACAAAA AGATCTCCAACAAGAACACCTGGCTGCTGTTCCTCCCACTTTTCCCTGTAAAGACGAAGATCCCGGTGGTCCTCGGCATTGGGGTGCTAGTGCTGCTGTTAGATGTCATCAGCCTCCTACTGCTTGGGCACCTGCTTATCTTCCATCTCTACCTAA TGGCCAAGAAGTTGAGCACATTTGACTACATGACACAGCGCCGCCACCAAAAGACTCCAGCAAGAGCtttatcagaaaagaaagagctgTCCTTCCCAATAGGATCCCCACAG AAAGCAGACGATCCGAGTTCTTCTGCACATGG AGAGAAGCACAAGGAGCCGCAGCCACCGCCGAAGTATCCAAGTCTGTGCTCCACCACTACCATGTACTCAGAGAACTCCTTGCTGCTGAA GGACATGGAGGAGAACCTGAGTTCATCCGCAGAGAG AGTGAAGCCTAAGGAGCTCCTGCTGCCAGACCTGCACTCACGTCAGGCCTGCTCCACCACCACAGTCTCAGAGAACTCGTGGCTAAAG GAAGCGGATGGTAACCCGACTGTGTTGGTACTCGG CAGACCTAGGCAGAAGGTGCTCCTGTCGCTGTCGGGGTCGACAAACCTGAGCTCTGCCTCCAGCACCAGCCCGGAGAACTCCTTGTTGCCCAAG GTTTCAAAGGAAGAATAA
- the ZDHHC11B gene encoding probable palmitoyltransferase ZDHHC11B isoform X2, which produces MDLCSRSWRWVVPEAGGKQASPPHLSRVNGWSRPLHSFQVVAWATFLILAVANFGIFIPFLPHNWKYVAYGVTGGLFFLHFLVHLITVSIDPAEANVRLKNYSEPMPTFDQSKHTHVIQNQYCHLCELTLSEKAKHCSACNKCISGFDHHCKWLNNCVGSRNYWYFFCSVASALAGVVCLTAILLYIFIQFFINPAELRTHPYYKKISNKNTWLLFLPLFPVKTKIPVVLGIGVLVLLLDVISLLLLGHLLIFHLYLMAKKLSTFDYMTQRRHQKTPARALSEKKELSFPIGSPQKADDPSSSAHGEKHKEPQPPPKYPSLCSTTTMYSENSLLLKMRDMEENLSSSAERVKPKELLLPDLHSRQACSTTTVSENSWLKEADGNPTVLVLGPRQKVLLSLSGSTNLSSASSTSPENSLLPKVSKEE; this is translated from the exons ATGGATTTGTGCAGCAGGAGCTGGAGATGGGTCGTCCCAGAAGCCGGGGGCAAGCAGGCCTCACCCCCCCACCTGTCCCGAGTGAATGGCTGGTCGAGGCCCCTGCACTCCTTCCAGGTGGTGGCCTGGGCCACATTCCTCATCTTGGCTGTTGCCAACTTTGGCATCTTCATTCCCTTCCTGCCACATAACTGGAAGTACGTTGCCTACGGT GTGACTGGTGGgctcttctttctccacttcCTGGTCCACTTGATTACAGTTTCCATCGACCCAGCTGAAGCTAACGTCCGTCTCAAGAACTACTCTGAGCCTATGCCAACCTTTGACCAGTCCAAACACACACATGTGATCCAGAACCAGTACTGCCACCTGTGTGAGCTCACCCT GAGCGAGAAAGCCAAACACTGTAGCGCCTGCAACAAGTGCATCTCTGGCTTTGACCACCACTGCAAATGGCTGAACAACTGTGTGGGCAGCAGGAATTACtg gTACTTCTTCTGCTCCGTGGCCTCCGCCTTGGCCGGTGTGGTCTGCCTGACAGCCATCCTGCTCTATATCTTCATCCAGTTCTTCATCAACCCAGCAGAGCTCCGCACGCACCCCTACTACAAAA AGATCTCCAACAAGAACACCTGGCTGCTGTTCCTCCCACTTTTCCCTGTAAAGACGAAGATCCCGGTGGTCCTCGGCATTGGGGTGCTAGTGCTGCTGTTAGATGTCATCAGCCTCCTACTGCTTGGGCACCTGCTTATCTTCCATCTCTACCTAA TGGCCAAGAAGTTGAGCACATTTGACTACATGACACAGCGCCGCCACCAAAAGACTCCAGCAAGAGCtttatcagaaaagaaagagctgTCCTTCCCAATAGGATCCCCACAG AAAGCAGACGATCCGAGTTCTTCTGCACATGG AGAGAAGCACAAGGAGCCGCAGCCACCGCCGAAGTATCCAAGTCTGTGCTCCACCACTACCATGTACTCAGAGAACTCCTTGCTGCTGAA gatgCGGGACATGGAGGAGAACCTGAGTTCATCCGCAGAGAG AGTGAAGCCTAAGGAGCTCCTGCTGCCAGACCTGCACTCACGTCAGGCCTGCTCCACCACCACAGTCTCAGAGAACTCGTGGCTAAAG GAAGCGGATGGTAACCCGACTGTGTTGGTACTCGG ACCTAGGCAGAAGGTGCTCCTGTCGCTGTCGGGGTCGACAAACCTGAGCTCTGCCTCCAGCACCAGCCCGGAGAACTCCTTGTTGCCCAAG GTTTCAAAGGAAGAATAA
- the ZDHHC11B gene encoding probable palmitoyltransferase ZDHHC11B isoform X5 produces MDLCSRSWRWVVPEAGGKQASPPHLSRVNGWSRPLHSFQVVAWATFLILAVANFGIFIPFLPHNWKYVAYGVTGGLFFLHFLVHLITVSIDPAEANVRLKNYSEPMPTFDQSKHTHVIQNQYCHLCELTLSEKAKHCSACNKCISGFDHHCKWLNNCVGSRNYWYFFCSVASALAGVVCLTAILLYIFIQFFINPAELRTHPYYKKISNKNTWLLFLPLFPVKTKIPVVLGIGVLVLLLDVISLLLLGHLLIFHLYLMAKKLSTFDYMTQRRHQKTPARALSEKKELSFPIGSPQKADDPSSSAHGEKHKEPQPPPKYPSLCSTTTMYSENSLLLKMRDMEENLSSSAERVKPKELLLPDLHSRQACSTTTVSENSWLK; encoded by the exons ATGGATTTGTGCAGCAGGAGCTGGAGATGGGTCGTCCCAGAAGCCGGGGGCAAGCAGGCCTCACCCCCCCACCTGTCCCGAGTGAATGGCTGGTCGAGGCCCCTGCACTCCTTCCAGGTGGTGGCCTGGGCCACATTCCTCATCTTGGCTGTTGCCAACTTTGGCATCTTCATTCCCTTCCTGCCACATAACTGGAAGTACGTTGCCTACGGT GTGACTGGTGGgctcttctttctccacttcCTGGTCCACTTGATTACAGTTTCCATCGACCCAGCTGAAGCTAACGTCCGTCTCAAGAACTACTCTGAGCCTATGCCAACCTTTGACCAGTCCAAACACACACATGTGATCCAGAACCAGTACTGCCACCTGTGTGAGCTCACCCT GAGCGAGAAAGCCAAACACTGTAGCGCCTGCAACAAGTGCATCTCTGGCTTTGACCACCACTGCAAATGGCTGAACAACTGTGTGGGCAGCAGGAATTACtg gTACTTCTTCTGCTCCGTGGCCTCCGCCTTGGCCGGTGTGGTCTGCCTGACAGCCATCCTGCTCTATATCTTCATCCAGTTCTTCATCAACCCAGCAGAGCTCCGCACGCACCCCTACTACAAAA AGATCTCCAACAAGAACACCTGGCTGCTGTTCCTCCCACTTTTCCCTGTAAAGACGAAGATCCCGGTGGTCCTCGGCATTGGGGTGCTAGTGCTGCTGTTAGATGTCATCAGCCTCCTACTGCTTGGGCACCTGCTTATCTTCCATCTCTACCTAA TGGCCAAGAAGTTGAGCACATTTGACTACATGACACAGCGCCGCCACCAAAAGACTCCAGCAAGAGCtttatcagaaaagaaagagctgTCCTTCCCAATAGGATCCCCACAG AAAGCAGACGATCCGAGTTCTTCTGCACATGG AGAGAAGCACAAGGAGCCGCAGCCACCGCCGAAGTATCCAAGTCTGTGCTCCACCACTACCATGTACTCAGAGAACTCCTTGCTGCTGAA gatgCGGGACATGGAGGAGAACCTGAGTTCATCCGCAGAGAG AGTGAAGCCTAAGGAGCTCCTGCTGCCAGACCTGCACTCACGTCAGGCCTGCTCCACCACCACAGTCTCAGAGAACTCGTGGCTAAAG TAA